One window of Nicotiana tomentosiformis chromosome 11, ASM39032v3, whole genome shotgun sequence genomic DNA carries:
- the LOC104091532 gene encoding uncharacterized protein — protein MAVLSWKQVLEDNNTTDPNSITSLSLTHKALSDVSCLSEFKNLQRLDLGFNNLTSLEGLKLCVNLKWLSVVQNKLQSLKGIEGLIKLTVLNAGKNKLKSMDEVSGLANLRALILNDNDIFSICKLDKVQELNTLVLSRNPISGIGQSLAKINSITKLSLSNCQLQGIDSSLKSCTELKELRLAHNDIKTLPNELAFNIKLQNIDIGNNVIMKWSDLKVLSSLVNLKNLNLQGNPIAEKEALAKKIKKQLPNLQILNAKPIENAVKKEEGGRVDGENESGHLDNVASDRKRKELVQTEKRTNYDVGIPLVELGTREEQKRKKQKKSEVLKEKASTNKNDTAVGDKEPAKKSSKKAKQHKASAIDDGETPFADLFGPDSSEDPLTSSRKGVNHNTLQNVDAAAGLVTFPKKKKKNKNLVTGAAALHLSSVSDEIGLGGTSTWGD, from the exons ATGGCAGTGTTGAGCTGGAAGCAAGTGTTGGAAGACAACAACACCACTGACCCAAACTCCATTACTTCTCTTTCCCTTACTCACAAAGCTCTTTCTGAT GTTTCGTGTTTGAGCGAGTTCAAGAATTTGCAGAGGCTTGATCTTGGCTTTAATAATTTAACTTCACTTGAG GGGTTGAAGTTATGTGTGAATTTGAAGTGGCTCTCTGTTGTACAAAACAAACTTCAGAGCTTGAAAGGGATTGAAGGGCTTATTAAACTCACT GTACTGAATGCTGGAAAAAACAAGCTCAAATCTATGGACGAGGTCAGTGGTCTTGCTAACTTGCGAGCACTGATTTTGAATG ACAATGACATTTTTTCGATTTGCAAGCTTGATAAAGTGCAAGAGCTGAATACATTAG TCCTTTCTAGAAATCCTATATCTGGAATTGGGCAGAGTCTGGCCAAAATTAACTCAATCACAAAA TTGTCTCTCTCTAATTGCCAGCTACAAGGTATTGACTCTTCACTCAAATCCTGCACTGAGTTAAAGGAGCTACGCCTTGCTCATAATGATATTAAG ACACTTCCCAATGAGTTGGCTTTTAATATAAAACTACAAAACATAGACATCGGAAACAATGTGATCATGAAGTGGTCAGATTTGAAG GTGCTGTCTTCATTGGTTAACTTGAAAAACTTAAACCTACAAGGGAACCCCATTGCTGAAAAGGAAGCTTTGGCCAAAAAG ATCAAGAAACAGCTGCCAAATTTGCAGATTCTCAATGCTAAACCTATTGAAAATGCCGTGAAAAAGGAAGAGGGTGGTAGAGTCGATGGTGAAAATGAAAGTGGTCATCTTGATAATGTCGCTTCTGATCGTAAGAGAAAGGAGTTGGTGCAAACCGAAAAAAGAACCAATTATGACGTGGGGATTCCACTCGTTGAACTTGGCACAAGAGAGGAACAAAAGCGCAAAAAACAGAAGAAGAGTGAAGTTTTGAAGGAGAAAGCATCAACCAACAAAAATGATACTGCCGTCGGGGATAAGGAACCAGCTAAAAAGTCTAGTAAGAAGGCtaaacaacataaagcaagtgcCATTGACGATGGAGAAACTCCTTTTGCAGATCTTTTTGGTCCTGATTCATCAGAAGATCCATTGACTAGCAGTCGGAAGGGCGTTAATCACAACACACTCCAAAATGTTGATGCAGCTGCAGGCTTGGTtacgttccccaaaaagaaaaagaagaacaagaATCTGGTAACTGGTGCTGCTGCTCTTCATTTGTCATCAGTTAGTGATGAAATTGGATTGGGTGGTACATCAACGTGGGGTGACTAG